The following coding sequences lie in one Spirosoma sp. KUDC1026 genomic window:
- a CDS encoding DHH family phosphoesterase, giving the protein MQDIDAISALIGQTPSSPAQTILITTHQNPDADAMGSSLGLAGYLRKKGHRVTVVTPTDYPQSLYWMSGNDEVVVFEEKIRASVSQMMAETDLIFCLDFSALDRIKDLGPMVRQSRARKVLIDHHLEPESFADAALWDPTAASTTELVFRLIVELGDKNLIDVPIAECLYAGLMTDTGSFRHSNTTGNVHRMAAELVDLKIDVSSIHRRIFDNVSLDKFRLLGYVLNEKLKVLPEYKFAYITLTDAELKQYRSKTGDTEGMVNYALSVDGVVMAAILIDRLDEIRISFRSIGNFSVRDLSSAHFNGGGHRNAAGGRSSLSLQETEQKLLSILPQYQQQLLATF; this is encoded by the coding sequence ATGCAAGACATTGACGCGATTAGCGCGCTGATTGGTCAAACGCCGAGTAGTCCCGCACAAACGATCCTGATAACCACGCACCAGAATCCAGACGCTGATGCGATGGGATCATCCCTGGGACTGGCGGGTTACCTACGTAAAAAAGGTCATCGGGTAACGGTTGTTACGCCCACTGACTACCCTCAGAGTCTTTACTGGATGTCGGGGAATGATGAGGTGGTTGTGTTCGAAGAGAAAATTCGGGCGTCGGTCAGTCAGATGATGGCCGAAACAGATCTTATTTTTTGCCTCGATTTTTCGGCCCTCGATCGGATCAAAGACCTCGGCCCTATGGTTCGTCAGTCCCGTGCCCGTAAGGTGCTTATCGATCATCACCTCGAACCGGAATCCTTTGCTGACGCAGCTCTTTGGGATCCTACGGCGGCCTCAACAACTGAGCTTGTTTTTCGCCTGATTGTTGAGCTGGGCGATAAAAACCTGATTGACGTTCCCATTGCCGAATGCCTGTATGCCGGCCTGATGACTGATACGGGTTCTTTCCGCCATTCCAACACAACCGGTAATGTGCACCGCATGGCGGCAGAACTGGTCGATTTGAAGATTGACGTCAGCAGCATTCATCGTCGTATTTTTGACAACGTATCGCTCGATAAATTCCGGTTGCTGGGCTACGTTCTGAACGAAAAACTCAAAGTACTACCTGAGTACAAGTTTGCTTACATTACCCTGACCGACGCCGAGTTGAAGCAATACCGCTCCAAAACTGGTGACACAGAAGGCATGGTGAACTACGCGCTTTCCGTCGACGGCGTCGTGATGGCCGCTATTCTGATTGATCGTCTGGACGAAATTCGTATTTCATTCCGCTCAATTGGCAACTTCTCCGTTCGGGATTTATCCAGTGCACATTTTAACGGTGGTGGCCATCGCAACGCGGCTGGTGGGCGCTCCAGCCTGTCGTTGCAGGAGACAGAGCAGAAGCTTTTATCGATTCTACCCCAATACCAGCAGCAGTTATTGGCTACGTTCTGA
- a CDS encoding nucleoside-diphosphate kinase yields MATNRTFTMIKPDAVESGYVGAIIKQIEEAGFRIVAIKKTQLTTERSGQFYAVHRERPFYNDLRTYMASGPIIPMILEKENAVADFRKLIGATNPAQAEEGTIRKLYAKSMEANAIHGSDSDENAEIESNFFFATTEQY; encoded by the coding sequence ATGGCAACGAATCGAACATTTACGATGATCAAGCCCGATGCAGTAGAATCTGGCTACGTAGGAGCAATTATCAAACAAATTGAAGAAGCCGGTTTTCGGATTGTCGCGATCAAGAAAACACAGCTGACCACCGAACGGTCGGGACAGTTTTACGCCGTTCACCGGGAGCGGCCGTTTTACAATGACCTGCGTACCTACATGGCATCGGGTCCAATCATACCGATGATTCTGGAAAAAGAGAACGCAGTTGCTGACTTCCGCAAGCTGATCGGCGCTACCAACCCAGCACAGGCCGAAGAAGGAACGATCCGGAAGCTATACGCAAAATCTATGGAAGCCAACGCTATTCATGGCTCCGATTCCGATGAGAACGCCGAAATAGAAAGTAATTTCTTCTTCGCGACGACCGAACAGTACTAA
- the nth gene encoding endonuclease III, which yields MQKKERFRLFIEYFTQHFPEPQTELNFSNPYELLVAVILSAQCTDKRINQVTPALFARFPEPESLAAASADEVFTYIRSVSYPNNKAKHLVGMAKILLEKFSGEVPATVEELQLMPGVGRKTANVILSVVYNQPTMAVDTHVFRVSHRLGLAPLTTTTPLAVEKALMAHIPKVYVPKAHHWLILHGRYICLARSPKCNECDLRSFCKYYEKLVAQTA from the coding sequence ATGCAGAAAAAAGAACGCTTTCGGCTGTTCATCGAATACTTTACCCAGCATTTCCCGGAACCTCAAACCGAACTTAACTTCAGCAATCCGTATGAACTGCTGGTCGCGGTTATCTTGTCCGCCCAGTGTACCGACAAACGGATTAACCAGGTTACACCGGCTCTGTTCGCCCGGTTTCCGGAGCCAGAATCACTGGCTGCGGCCTCGGCCGACGAAGTGTTCACGTACATTCGTAGTGTGTCGTATCCGAATAACAAGGCTAAACACCTGGTCGGGATGGCGAAGATACTACTGGAAAAGTTTAGTGGAGAAGTCCCGGCAACGGTCGAGGAGTTACAACTGATGCCGGGTGTGGGTCGTAAGACGGCTAACGTGATTTTATCGGTGGTATATAACCAGCCGACTATGGCCGTTGATACGCACGTATTCCGGGTCTCGCATCGACTGGGCCTAGCTCCGCTAACAACAACCACCCCCTTGGCCGTTGAGAAAGCGCTGATGGCTCATATTCCCAAGGTGTATGTCCCGAAAGCGCACCATTGGTTGATTCTTCACGGGCGTTATATCTGTCTGGCACGCAGCCCAAAATGTAACGAGTGTGACCTGAGGAGCTTCTGTAAATACTACGAGAAGCTTGTTGCTCAGACAGCCTAA
- a CDS encoding RNA polymerase sigma factor: protein MEKAQVNDSELISLYIRGNEKAFAKLVQRHKSKIYTTIYLIVKDQYVAEDLMQDTFIKAVDTIKSGRYNEEGKFLPWIIRIAHNLAIDYFRKDKRYPNVVFEDGSSVFNTLEFAEDSIESQQIRQETHEHLRELIQRLPEQQRQVLIMRHYEEMSFQEIADATGVSINTALGRMRYALINLRKQLSKRSPSYDKNIYPK from the coding sequence TTGATTTCCCTGTATATCCGTGGTAATGAAAAAGCCTTTGCTAAACTAGTGCAGCGGCACAAATCGAAGATTTACACAACCATTTACCTGATCGTCAAAGATCAATACGTGGCAGAAGATTTAATGCAGGACACGTTCATTAAGGCCGTGGACACGATTAAGTCGGGTAGATACAACGAAGAAGGCAAATTCTTACCCTGGATTATCCGAATTGCTCACAACTTGGCCATTGACTATTTCCGAAAAGATAAACGCTATCCCAATGTAGTGTTTGAGGACGGAAGCAGTGTGTTTAATACGCTTGAGTTCGCCGAGGATTCAATTGAATCGCAGCAGATTCGCCAGGAAACACACGAGCATTTGCGCGAGTTAATCCAGCGGTTGCCGGAGCAACAGCGGCAGGTGCTTATTATGCGGCATTACGAGGAAATGAGTTTCCAGGAAATTGCCGATGCGACCGGTGTTAGTATCAACACAGCTTTGGGACGTATGCGTTATGCGCTGATCAATCTGCGCAAACAACTGAGCAAACGTTCGCCAAGTTATGATAAAAACATTTACCCAAAATGA